One window from the genome of Sesamum indicum cultivar Zhongzhi No. 13 linkage group LG15, S_indicum_v1.0, whole genome shotgun sequence encodes:
- the LOC105177826 gene encoding ADP-ribosylation factor-like protein 8a isoform X1, translating to MGLWEAFLNWLRSLFFKQEMELSLIGLQNAGKTSLVNVVATGGYSEDMIPTVGFNMRKVTKGNVTIKLWDLGGQPRFRSMWERYCRAVSAIVYVVDAADHDNISISRSELHDLLSKPSLSGIPLLVLGNKIDKPQALSKQALTDQMGLKSITDREVCCFMISCKNSTNIDQVIDWLVKHSKSKS from the exons ATGGGTCTCTGGGAAGCTTTTCTCAATTGGCTTAGAAG CCTTTTCTTCAAGCAAGAAATGGAGCTCTCACTGATAGGTCTTCAAAATGCTGGGAAAACTTCACTAGTAAATGTTGTCGCT ACTGGTGGATATAGTGAAGATATGATCCCTACA GTAGGATTTAATATGCGGAAAGTCACTAAAGGCAATGTTACAATAAAGTTGTGGGATCTTGGAGGTCAACCCAGATTTAGGAGTATGTGGGAGCGATACTGCCGTGCTGTTTCTGCTATTGT GTACGTTGTTGATGCTGCTGATCATGACAACATCAGTATCTCCAGAAGTGAACTTCATGATCTGTTGAGCAAACCATCACTCAGTGGCATTCCTTTGCTGGTGTTGGGGAACAAGATCGACAAGCCTCAGGCCCTATCGAAGCAGGCATTGACTGATCAAAT GGGTTTAAAATCGATTACTGATAGGGAGGTGTGCTGCTTTATGATCTCTTGCAAAAACTCGACCAACATTGACCAGGTCATTGATTGGCTAGTTAAGCATTCCAAGTCAAAGAGCTGA
- the LOC105177826 gene encoding ADP-ribosylation factor-like protein 8a isoform X2 gives MELSLIGLQNAGKTSLVNVVATGGYSEDMIPTVGFNMRKVTKGNVTIKLWDLGGQPRFRSMWERYCRAVSAIVYVVDAADHDNISISRSELHDLLSKPSLSGIPLLVLGNKIDKPQALSKQALTDQMGLKSITDREVCCFMISCKNSTNIDQVIDWLVKHSKSKS, from the exons ATGGAGCTCTCACTGATAGGTCTTCAAAATGCTGGGAAAACTTCACTAGTAAATGTTGTCGCT ACTGGTGGATATAGTGAAGATATGATCCCTACA GTAGGATTTAATATGCGGAAAGTCACTAAAGGCAATGTTACAATAAAGTTGTGGGATCTTGGAGGTCAACCCAGATTTAGGAGTATGTGGGAGCGATACTGCCGTGCTGTTTCTGCTATTGT GTACGTTGTTGATGCTGCTGATCATGACAACATCAGTATCTCCAGAAGTGAACTTCATGATCTGTTGAGCAAACCATCACTCAGTGGCATTCCTTTGCTGGTGTTGGGGAACAAGATCGACAAGCCTCAGGCCCTATCGAAGCAGGCATTGACTGATCAAAT GGGTTTAAAATCGATTACTGATAGGGAGGTGTGCTGCTTTATGATCTCTTGCAAAAACTCGACCAACATTGACCAGGTCATTGATTGGCTAGTTAAGCATTCCAAGTCAAAGAGCTGA
- the LOC105177825 gene encoding pentatricopeptide repeat-containing protein At5g67570, chloroplastic isoform X1 — protein MEASTGPLSLPPHPNLENIKHKLLKHGVHPTPRILHNLRKKELQKSNRRLAKLNSKLPPPLTDAQKQSISEESHFHMIKSDYKKFTKSVRNEENKKLVGRPWERLERLRLRELSSENMEYDGERLNPEHLRELSDIIECERDKFAWLLDNDIELEEGWFENDGRRWAPPKRSETEAIRFLIDRLSATELSVKDWKFTRTMKYSGLQFTERQMMKIVEGLGDKGHWRHAFSVVEWVYNSKEHSHFKSRFVYTKLLAVLGRARKPREALQVFNLMRGDAHIYPDMAAYHSLAVTLGQAGFLKELLNVIESMKAKPKKIRNMRRKNWNPELLPDIVIFNAVLNACVSTCQWKGVSWVFQQLRKNGLRPNGASYGLAMEVMLKSGKYDLVHDFFWKMKRNGEALKAVTYKVLIRAFREEGKVDEAVQAVRDMERRGLIGTASVYYELACCLCFYGRWQDAILEIEKLKNVRSTRPLAVTFTGMIMSSMDGGHVNDCVSLYEHSKTLMSPDIGLINAMLKVYGRNDMFLKAKELFEETIRSYLGSEIGKSGQGSSPKADMYTFSSMLEAAASALQWEYFEYVYKEMTLSGHQLDHHTHSAVLVEASRAGKWHLLEHAFDSILEAGEIPPLSFFTEMGCQAITRDDYGRAVNIINTMAHAPFQVSFQEWINLFERNSDRIDWANLNKLQEQLVSCDLVKEATVLNLCRALQFICGCCEDSLNSIPSTSPRMDELPKDSCDGQNFPANTTGSHLDWNHNILEDSSVNTTHDDDYMSNSRLEEDRDSDEVSGLSDNRCEGNVWASTTQFIDHFNYDAFSQISPSYSDHIDFEHIEHEDSDGDEFNFELIIPNSEADDSQESAVPSAYEILESWKKK, from the exons ATGGAAGCTTCAACCGGACCCTTGAGCCTTCCACCCCACCCCAACCTCGAAAACATCAAGCATAAACTCTTGAAACACGGCGTTCATCCCACCCCCAGGATCCTCCACAATCTCCGCAAAAAGGAGCTTCAGAAATCCAACCGCCGTCTCGCCAAACTCAACTCCAAGTTGCCTCCACCCCTAACCGATGCCCAGAAACAATCCATTTCAGAAGAATCCCATTTCCATATGATCAAGTCTGACTACAAGAAATTCACGAAATCCGTCAGAAAcgaagaaaacaagaaactgGTGGGCAGGCCTTGGGAGAGGTTGGAGAGGCTTCGGTTGAGGGAACTTTCAAGCGAAAACATGGAGTACGATGGGGAGAGGTTGAATCCCGAGCATCTGAGGGAGCTGAGTGATATAATTGAGTGTGAAAGGGACAAATTTGCTTGGCTTTTAGATAATGATATTGAGCTTGAAGAAGGATGGTTTGAGAATGATGGGAGGAGATGGGCTCCACCGAAGCGGAGCGAGACTGAAGCAATTAGGTTTCTCATAGATAG ATTAAGTGCAACAGAACTGAGCGTGAAAGATTGGAAGTTTACGCGGACTATGAAATACTCGGGATTGCAGTTTACAGAAAGGCAAATGATGAAGATAGTTGAAGGGCTTGGTGATAAGGGGCACTGGAGGCATGCATTCTCTGTCGTAGAGTGGGTGTATAACTCAAAGGAGCACAGCCATTTCAAGAGCAG GTTTGTATACACAAAATTGTTGGCGGTACTTGGGAGAGCCAGGAAACCTCGTGAAGCTCTTCAAGTCTTCAATTTGATGCGT GGTGATGCACACATATATCCTGATATGGCGGCATATCATAGTCTGGCTGTTACACTGGGTCAAGCTGGTTTTCTGAAAGAGCTGCTGAATGTTATTGAGTCCATGAAGGCAAAACCCAAAAAGATTAGAAACATGAGGCGCAAGAATTGGAATCCTGAACTTCTACCAGacattgttatatttaatgcT GTTCTAAATGCATGTGTTTCGACCTGCCAATGGAAGGGAGTATCTTGGGTTTTTCAACAGTTGAGGAAGAATGGTCTAAGACCTAATGGAGCAAGCTATGGGCTGGCAATGGAG GTAATGCTGAAATCCGGCAAGTATGACCTTgtccatgattttttttggaaaatgaaaagaaatgggGAAGCTCTAAAAGCCGTGACGTACAAAG TTCTTATCAGAGCCTTCCGTGAAGAAGGTAAAGTTGATGAAGCTGTTCAGGCAGTCAGGGATATGGAAAGGAGGGGGTTAATAGGAACAGCAAGTGTGTATTATGAGCTAGCTTGCTGCCTTTGCTTCTATGGCAGATGGCAAGATGCCATTTTGGAG ATTGAGAAGCTGAAAAATGTACGTTCAACAAGACCTTTGGCTGTGACCTTCACTGGCATGATAATGTCTTCCATGGATGGTGGGCATGTTAATGATTGTGTATCCCTCTATGAGCACAGCAAAACCCTCATGTCTCCTGATATTGGTCTAATAAATGCCATGCTGAAAGTTTATGGTCGAAACGATATGTTTCTTAAAGCTAAAGAATTATTTGAAGAGACCATCCGAAGTTATTTAGGTTCTGAAATTGGCAAAAGTGGTCAAGGTTCTTCGCCCAAAGCAGATATGTACACTTTCAGCTCCATGCTTGAGGCAGCTGCAAGTGCTCTCCAGTGGGAATACTTTGAGTACGTGTACAAGGAGATGACCCTCTCAGGTCATCAACTTGATCACCATACACACTCTGCCGTATTAGTGGAAGCATCCAGAGCTGGAAAG TGGCATCTGCTGGAACATGCATTTGATTCAATTCTGGAAGCTGGAGAGATTCCCCCTCTGTCATTTTTCACTGAAATGGGATGTCAAGCCATTACTCGAGATGACTATGGAAGGGCTGTGAATATCATCAACACGATGGCTCATGCTCCATTTCAAGTCAGTTTCCAAGAGTGGATTAACCTCTTCGAGAGAAACAGCGACAGGATTGATTGGGCTAATCTAAATAAACTACAGGAGCAACTTGTCAGTTGTGATTTAGTAAAAGAAGCAACAGTCTTAAATTTGTGCAGAGCATTGCAATTCATCTGTGGATGCTGTGAGGACTCATTGAATTCAATACCTTCCACCAGTCCAAGAATGGATGAACTCCCTAAAGATAGTTGTGATGGACAAAACTTTCCGGCAAATACTACTGGTTCCCACTTAGATTGGAATCATAACATACTGGAGGACAGTTCAGTCAACACAACACATGATGATGACTACATGAGCAACAGTAGATTAGAGGAAGACAGAGATTCAGACGAGGTATCTGGTTTGTCCGACAACAGGTGTGAAGGAAATGTGTGGGCTAGTACCACCCAATTTATTGACCATTTCAACTATGATGCGTTTTCCCAAATTTCACCATCTTATTCTGATCACATAGACTTTGAACATATTGAACATGAAGACTCAGATGGTGATGAGTTCAACTTCGAGCTTATTATCCCAAACAGTGAAGCTGATGATTCACAAGAATCTGCCGTTCCATCAGCCTATGAAATTCTGGAATCCTGGAAGAAAAAGTGA
- the LOC105177825 gene encoding pentatricopeptide repeat-containing protein At5g67570, chloroplastic isoform X2 has translation MKYSGLQFTERQMMKIVEGLGDKGHWRHAFSVVEWVYNSKEHSHFKSRFVYTKLLAVLGRARKPREALQVFNLMRGDAHIYPDMAAYHSLAVTLGQAGFLKELLNVIESMKAKPKKIRNMRRKNWNPELLPDIVIFNAVLNACVSTCQWKGVSWVFQQLRKNGLRPNGASYGLAMEVMLKSGKYDLVHDFFWKMKRNGEALKAVTYKVLIRAFREEGKVDEAVQAVRDMERRGLIGTASVYYELACCLCFYGRWQDAILEIEKLKNVRSTRPLAVTFTGMIMSSMDGGHVNDCVSLYEHSKTLMSPDIGLINAMLKVYGRNDMFLKAKELFEETIRSYLGSEIGKSGQGSSPKADMYTFSSMLEAAASALQWEYFEYVYKEMTLSGHQLDHHTHSAVLVEASRAGKWHLLEHAFDSILEAGEIPPLSFFTEMGCQAITRDDYGRAVNIINTMAHAPFQVSFQEWINLFERNSDRIDWANLNKLQEQLVSCDLVKEATVLNLCRALQFICGCCEDSLNSIPSTSPRMDELPKDSCDGQNFPANTTGSHLDWNHNILEDSSVNTTHDDDYMSNSRLEEDRDSDEVSGLSDNRCEGNVWASTTQFIDHFNYDAFSQISPSYSDHIDFEHIEHEDSDGDEFNFELIIPNSEADDSQESAVPSAYEILESWKKK, from the exons ATGAAATACTCGGGATTGCAGTTTACAGAAAGGCAAATGATGAAGATAGTTGAAGGGCTTGGTGATAAGGGGCACTGGAGGCATGCATTCTCTGTCGTAGAGTGGGTGTATAACTCAAAGGAGCACAGCCATTTCAAGAGCAG GTTTGTATACACAAAATTGTTGGCGGTACTTGGGAGAGCCAGGAAACCTCGTGAAGCTCTTCAAGTCTTCAATTTGATGCGT GGTGATGCACACATATATCCTGATATGGCGGCATATCATAGTCTGGCTGTTACACTGGGTCAAGCTGGTTTTCTGAAAGAGCTGCTGAATGTTATTGAGTCCATGAAGGCAAAACCCAAAAAGATTAGAAACATGAGGCGCAAGAATTGGAATCCTGAACTTCTACCAGacattgttatatttaatgcT GTTCTAAATGCATGTGTTTCGACCTGCCAATGGAAGGGAGTATCTTGGGTTTTTCAACAGTTGAGGAAGAATGGTCTAAGACCTAATGGAGCAAGCTATGGGCTGGCAATGGAG GTAATGCTGAAATCCGGCAAGTATGACCTTgtccatgattttttttggaaaatgaaaagaaatgggGAAGCTCTAAAAGCCGTGACGTACAAAG TTCTTATCAGAGCCTTCCGTGAAGAAGGTAAAGTTGATGAAGCTGTTCAGGCAGTCAGGGATATGGAAAGGAGGGGGTTAATAGGAACAGCAAGTGTGTATTATGAGCTAGCTTGCTGCCTTTGCTTCTATGGCAGATGGCAAGATGCCATTTTGGAG ATTGAGAAGCTGAAAAATGTACGTTCAACAAGACCTTTGGCTGTGACCTTCACTGGCATGATAATGTCTTCCATGGATGGTGGGCATGTTAATGATTGTGTATCCCTCTATGAGCACAGCAAAACCCTCATGTCTCCTGATATTGGTCTAATAAATGCCATGCTGAAAGTTTATGGTCGAAACGATATGTTTCTTAAAGCTAAAGAATTATTTGAAGAGACCATCCGAAGTTATTTAGGTTCTGAAATTGGCAAAAGTGGTCAAGGTTCTTCGCCCAAAGCAGATATGTACACTTTCAGCTCCATGCTTGAGGCAGCTGCAAGTGCTCTCCAGTGGGAATACTTTGAGTACGTGTACAAGGAGATGACCCTCTCAGGTCATCAACTTGATCACCATACACACTCTGCCGTATTAGTGGAAGCATCCAGAGCTGGAAAG TGGCATCTGCTGGAACATGCATTTGATTCAATTCTGGAAGCTGGAGAGATTCCCCCTCTGTCATTTTTCACTGAAATGGGATGTCAAGCCATTACTCGAGATGACTATGGAAGGGCTGTGAATATCATCAACACGATGGCTCATGCTCCATTTCAAGTCAGTTTCCAAGAGTGGATTAACCTCTTCGAGAGAAACAGCGACAGGATTGATTGGGCTAATCTAAATAAACTACAGGAGCAACTTGTCAGTTGTGATTTAGTAAAAGAAGCAACAGTCTTAAATTTGTGCAGAGCATTGCAATTCATCTGTGGATGCTGTGAGGACTCATTGAATTCAATACCTTCCACCAGTCCAAGAATGGATGAACTCCCTAAAGATAGTTGTGATGGACAAAACTTTCCGGCAAATACTACTGGTTCCCACTTAGATTGGAATCATAACATACTGGAGGACAGTTCAGTCAACACAACACATGATGATGACTACATGAGCAACAGTAGATTAGAGGAAGACAGAGATTCAGACGAGGTATCTGGTTTGTCCGACAACAGGTGTGAAGGAAATGTGTGGGCTAGTACCACCCAATTTATTGACCATTTCAACTATGATGCGTTTTCCCAAATTTCACCATCTTATTCTGATCACATAGACTTTGAACATATTGAACATGAAGACTCAGATGGTGATGAGTTCAACTTCGAGCTTATTATCCCAAACAGTGAAGCTGATGATTCACAAGAATCTGCCGTTCCATCAGCCTATGAAATTCTGGAATCCTGGAAGAAAAAGTGA
- the LOC105177827 gene encoding uncharacterized protein LOC105177827, translated as MSSLISRIPSNPLTRALFCRTLCTASQTPSQKLERIADELLDLNKIERHDYVILLRYKMGLNRYGPAASAPGLQSPSSAGGGASAAPPAAKEKTAFDVKLEKFDAAAKLKVIKEIRAFTDLGLKEAKDLVEKTPAVVKKGVTKEEAEKIMAKLKEVGATVVLE; from the coding sequence ATGTCCTCCTTAATTTCCAGAATCCCCTCCAATCCCCTCACTCGAGCGCTTTTCTGCCGGACCCTCTGCACCGCCTCCCAGACCCCAAGTCAGAAGCTTGAACGGATTGCCGACGAGCTCTTGGACCTAAACAAGATCGAGCGCCATGATTATGTCATCCTATTGCGCTATAAAATGGGCCTCAATCGCTATGGCCCCGCGGCCTCCGCACCCGGATTGCAATCCCCTTCGTCGGCCGGCGGCGGCGCATCGGCCGCCCCCCCGGCAGCCAAAGAGAAAACTGCGTTCGATGTGAAATTGGAGAAATTCGACGCCGCAGCGAAGCTTAAGGTGATTAAGGAGATTAGGGCTTTCACGGATTTAGGTCTGAAGGAGGCTAAGGATTTGGTGGAGAAAACGCCGGCCGTGGTGAAGAAGGGGGTTACGAAGGAGGAGGCTGAGAAGATTATGGCGAAGCTCAAGGAAGTTGGTGCTACTGTGGTATTGGAGTGA
- the LOC105177828 gene encoding telomere repeat-binding factor 1 isoform X2, translating into MGAPKQKWTAEEEGALKAGIHKYGIGKWSTILKDPEFSTVLRSRSNVDLKDKWRNLNCMANGLGSRHRARVASKSNQLTAKQDEDTIVPSSMVDKDSEIINVTSLGASSEISHDAGLRKQISRLDDIIHYVPFHIYDFIPSLFLLPLYLRNWHCQELFRLDDHILEAITKLKEPRGSSRPAIAQYIEEHYSAPPDFERTLAASLKVLTDNGRLVKVKHQYRIAPRSVSLVSGKEPQLLLENGAKKDPSEAERNSVILLTKAKIDAELEKMKSMSAEEAAAAAAQAVAEAEAAIAEAEAAAREAEEAEAEAEAAQCFADAAQKALICQTIRV; encoded by the exons ATGGGTGCCCCTAAACAGAAGTGGACAGCAGAGGAAGAAGGTGCTCTTAAAGCGGGCATTCACAAATATGGAATAGGAAAATGGAGTACCATACTTAAAGATCCAGAATTCAGCACAGTCTTGCGATCACGTTCCAATGTCGACCTTAAG GACAAATGGAGAAACTTGAATTGCATGGCAAATGGCTTGGGATCTCGGCACAGGGCTAGGGTTGCAAGTAAAAGCAATCAGCTTACTGCCAAGCAAGATGAAGACACCATAGTTCCTAGCTCGATGGTTGATAAGGATTCTGAAATTATCAATGTGACTTCTCTTGGAGCATCTAGTGAAATATCCCACGATGCGGGTTTGAGAAAACAAATCTCAAGGTTGGATGATATCATACATTATGTGCCCTTTCATATTTATGACTTTATTCCCAGCTTGTTCCTACTACCTCTCTACCTACGAAATTGGCACTGTCAAGAACTTTTCAG GTTGGATGATCATATATTGGAGGCTATAACAAAGTTGAAGGAACCGCGAGGGTCCAGTCGGCCTGCAATTGCACAATACATAGAG GAGCATTACTCAGCACCTCCAGATTTTGAAAGGACTTTGGCTGCTAGTTTGAAAGTTTTGACGGACAATGGACGATTAGTTAAG GTGAAGCATCAATATAGGATCGCACCAAGGTCGGTATCTCTTGTCTCAGGGAAAGAACCGCAGTTGTTACTTGAGAATGGAGCTAAGAAAGATCCTTCAGAAGCAGAGAGAAACAGTGTCATACTTCTTACTAAAGCCAAGATTGATGCGGAGCTGGAGAAAATGAAGAGCATGAGTGCAGAAGAGGCTGCTGCAGCTGCTGCACAGGCAGTTGCGGAGGCTGAGGCTGCAATTGCAGAAGCTGAAGCTGCAGCTAGGGAAGCAGAGGAGGCCGAGGCTGAAGCAGAAGCTGCACAGTGTTTTGCTGATGCTGCTCAGAAAGCTCTGATCTGTCAAACTATCCGTGTCTG A
- the LOC105177828 gene encoding telomere repeat-binding factor 1 isoform X1 has protein sequence MGAPKQKWTAEEEGALKAGIHKYGIGKWSTILKDPEFSTVLRSRSNVDLKDKWRNLNCMANGLGSRHRARVASKSNQLTAKQDEDTIVPSSMVDKDSEIINVTSLGASSEISHDAGLRKQISRLDDIIHYVPFHIYDFIPSLFLLPLYLRNWHCQELFRLDDHILEAITKLKEPRGSSRPAIAQYIEEHYSAPPDFERTLAASLKVLTDNGRLVKVKHQYRIAPRSVSLVSGKEPQLLLENGAKKDPSEAERNSVILLTKAKIDAELEKMKSMSAEEAAAAAAQAVAEAEAAIAEAEAAAREAEEAEAEAEAAQCFADAAQKALICQTIRVCMTLNYTCLTLYLNPTNNSGDLWLFQLVRRQ, from the exons ATGGGTGCCCCTAAACAGAAGTGGACAGCAGAGGAAGAAGGTGCTCTTAAAGCGGGCATTCACAAATATGGAATAGGAAAATGGAGTACCATACTTAAAGATCCAGAATTCAGCACAGTCTTGCGATCACGTTCCAATGTCGACCTTAAG GACAAATGGAGAAACTTGAATTGCATGGCAAATGGCTTGGGATCTCGGCACAGGGCTAGGGTTGCAAGTAAAAGCAATCAGCTTACTGCCAAGCAAGATGAAGACACCATAGTTCCTAGCTCGATGGTTGATAAGGATTCTGAAATTATCAATGTGACTTCTCTTGGAGCATCTAGTGAAATATCCCACGATGCGGGTTTGAGAAAACAAATCTCAAGGTTGGATGATATCATACATTATGTGCCCTTTCATATTTATGACTTTATTCCCAGCTTGTTCCTACTACCTCTCTACCTACGAAATTGGCACTGTCAAGAACTTTTCAG GTTGGATGATCATATATTGGAGGCTATAACAAAGTTGAAGGAACCGCGAGGGTCCAGTCGGCCTGCAATTGCACAATACATAGAG GAGCATTACTCAGCACCTCCAGATTTTGAAAGGACTTTGGCTGCTAGTTTGAAAGTTTTGACGGACAATGGACGATTAGTTAAG GTGAAGCATCAATATAGGATCGCACCAAGGTCGGTATCTCTTGTCTCAGGGAAAGAACCGCAGTTGTTACTTGAGAATGGAGCTAAGAAAGATCCTTCAGAAGCAGAGAGAAACAGTGTCATACTTCTTACTAAAGCCAAGATTGATGCGGAGCTGGAGAAAATGAAGAGCATGAGTGCAGAAGAGGCTGCTGCAGCTGCTGCACAGGCAGTTGCGGAGGCTGAGGCTGCAATTGCAGAAGCTGAAGCTGCAGCTAGGGAAGCAGAGGAGGCCGAGGCTGAAGCAGAAGCTGCACAGTGTTTTGCTGATGCTGCTCAGAAAGCTCTGATCTGTCAAACTATCCGTGTCTG CATGACTTTAAACTATACGTGCTTGACCCTATACCTGAATCCCACCAACAATTCTGGAGATCTGTGGCTGTTTCAACTAGTTCGTAGACAGTAG
- the LOC105177828 gene encoding telomere repeat-binding factor 1 isoform X3: MGAPKQKWTAEEEGALKAGIHKYGIGKWSTILKDPEFSTVLRSRSNVDLKDKWRNLNCMANGLGSRHRARVASKSNQLTAKQDEDTIVPSSMVDKDSEIINVTSLGASSEISHDAGLRKQISRLDDHILEAITKLKEPRGSSRPAIAQYIEEHYSAPPDFERTLAASLKVLTDNGRLVKVKHQYRIAPRSVSLVSGKEPQLLLENGAKKDPSEAERNSVILLTKAKIDAELEKMKSMSAEEAAAAAAQAVAEAEAAIAEAEAAAREAEEAEAEAEAAQCFADAAQKALICQTIRVCMTLNYTCLTLYLNPTNNSGDLWLFQLVRRQ, translated from the exons ATGGGTGCCCCTAAACAGAAGTGGACAGCAGAGGAAGAAGGTGCTCTTAAAGCGGGCATTCACAAATATGGAATAGGAAAATGGAGTACCATACTTAAAGATCCAGAATTCAGCACAGTCTTGCGATCACGTTCCAATGTCGACCTTAAG GACAAATGGAGAAACTTGAATTGCATGGCAAATGGCTTGGGATCTCGGCACAGGGCTAGGGTTGCAAGTAAAAGCAATCAGCTTACTGCCAAGCAAGATGAAGACACCATAGTTCCTAGCTCGATGGTTGATAAGGATTCTGAAATTATCAATGTGACTTCTCTTGGAGCATCTAGTGAAATATCCCACGATGCGGGTTTGAGAAAACAAATCTCAAG GTTGGATGATCATATATTGGAGGCTATAACAAAGTTGAAGGAACCGCGAGGGTCCAGTCGGCCTGCAATTGCACAATACATAGAG GAGCATTACTCAGCACCTCCAGATTTTGAAAGGACTTTGGCTGCTAGTTTGAAAGTTTTGACGGACAATGGACGATTAGTTAAG GTGAAGCATCAATATAGGATCGCACCAAGGTCGGTATCTCTTGTCTCAGGGAAAGAACCGCAGTTGTTACTTGAGAATGGAGCTAAGAAAGATCCTTCAGAAGCAGAGAGAAACAGTGTCATACTTCTTACTAAAGCCAAGATTGATGCGGAGCTGGAGAAAATGAAGAGCATGAGTGCAGAAGAGGCTGCTGCAGCTGCTGCACAGGCAGTTGCGGAGGCTGAGGCTGCAATTGCAGAAGCTGAAGCTGCAGCTAGGGAAGCAGAGGAGGCCGAGGCTGAAGCAGAAGCTGCACAGTGTTTTGCTGATGCTGCTCAGAAAGCTCTGATCTGTCAAACTATCCGTGTCTG CATGACTTTAAACTATACGTGCTTGACCCTATACCTGAATCCCACCAACAATTCTGGAGATCTGTGGCTGTTTCAACTAGTTCGTAGACAGTAG
- the LOC105177829 gene encoding NADH dehydrogenase [ubiquinone] iron-sulfur protein 4, mitochondrial-like, with protein sequence MASSLQRLASNSSKAYRSALAPFTRAFSTGDTLVEIRPGEIGMVSGIPQEHLRRRVLIFSPARTATQQGSGKVGRWKINFMSTQKWENPLMGWTSTGDPYANVGDSALSFDSQEAAIAFAERHGWEYTVKKHQTPLLKVKSYADNFKWKGPPKEEAN encoded by the exons ATGGCGAGCTCTCTGCAACGGCTGGCAAGTAATTCCAGCAAGGCTTATCGATCTGCTTTGGCTCCATTTACGAGAGCGTTCTCCACGGGGGATACCTTAGTGGAAATAAGACCCGGAGAGATCGGTATGGTTTCCGGCATCCCACAAGAGCACCTCCGCCGAAGG GTCCTGATTTTTTCACCTGCTCGAACTGCTACCCAACAAGGATCCGGAAAGGTCGGGAGatggaaaattaatttcatgtcCACACAGAA ATGGGAAAATCCATTAATGGGCTGGACATCCACTGGAGACCCATATGCAAATGTTGGTGATTCTGCATTAAGTTTTGACAGTCAAGAAGCTGCAATAGCTTTTGCCGAGAGACATGGTTGGGAATACACA GTGAAGAAGCACCAGACTCCATTATTGAAG GTGAAGTCATATGCGGACAACTTCAAATGGAAGGGCCCTCCAAAGGAAGAGGCGAACTAA